A stretch of Panthera tigris isolate Pti1 chromosome E2, P.tigris_Pti1_mat1.1, whole genome shotgun sequence DNA encodes these proteins:
- the ATF5 gene encoding cyclic AMP-dependent transcription factor ATF-5 has translation MSLLATLGLELDRALLPASGLGWLVDYGKLPLAPAPLGSYEILGGALEGGLPGGGEPLAGDGFSDWMTERVDFTALLPLEPSLPPGALPPPSPPPPDLEAMASLLKKELEQIEDFFLDAPLLPPSSPLPQPPPPAPSLPLPLPLPTFDLPQPPALDTLDLLAIYCRSEAGPGDTGSASLPPPQQAPPPPPPASRPAPYPNPTTTRGDRKQKKRDQNKSAALRYRQRKRAEGEALEGECQGLEARNRELRERAESVEREIQYVKDLLIEVYKARSQRTRNS, from the exons ATGTCACTCCTGGCGACCCTGGGGCTGGAGCTGGACAGGGCCCTGCTCCCAGCTAGCGGTCTGGGCTGGCTCGTAGACTATGGGAAActccccctggcccctgcccccctcGGCTCCTATGAAATCCTTGGGGGAGCCCTGGAGGGCGGGCTCCCAGGGGGAGGAGAGCCCCTGGCAG GTGACGGCTTCTCTGACTGGATGACTGAGCGGGTGGACTTTACAGCCCTCCTGCCCCTGGAACCCTCCTTacccccaggtgccctccccccaccctccccacccccacctgaccTGGAGGCCATGGCCTCTCTCCTCAAGAAGGAGCTGGAACAGATAGAAGACTTCTTCCTTGATGCGCCACTCCTCCCACCATCCTCCCCCCTGCCTCAGCCGCCGCCACCagcgccctccctccctcttccactccccctccccacctttgacctcccccagccccctgctctgGATACCCTTGACTTGCTGGCTATCTACTGCCGCAGTGAGGCCGGGCCAGGAGACACAGGGTCggcatccctgcccccaccacagcaggcccccccccctccacctccagcctCTCGCCCGGCCCCCTACCCGAATCCTACCACCACCCGGGGGGACCGCAAGCAAAAGAAGAGAGACCAGAACAAGTCAGCAGCTCTGAGGTACCGCCAGAGGAAGCGGGCAGAGGGCGAGGCCCTGGAGGGCgagtgccaggggctggaggctcGAAACCGGGAGTTGAGGGAGAGGGCTGAGTCGGTAGAGCGCGAGATCCAGTATGTCAAGGATCTGCTCATTGAGGTGTATAAGGCTCGGAGCCAGAGGACCCGGAACAGCTAG